A single window of Nematostella vectensis chromosome 4, jaNemVect1.1, whole genome shotgun sequence DNA harbors:
- the LOC5511036 gene encoding uncharacterized protein LOC5511036 isoform X1, with the protein MATRLTILLGLVAMATAQLPTKSPLPGASTTIAPAPAPAPTQPPSGGGDVEVFLKGMVDTMNKYRMLHASPPLRINYDMTNKAELWAVKLANKDQSSLNVDTKYGQALFVSDTPADVVNASVRSWYNQIRFYNYNNPVRKAKTSFFMQLIWMNSQEVGVGKASSASGKTYIVAYFDPPSNTGDIASNVLPVTGSGIGKRGPSKCSDGYKFNNYKCYKFFPGPRAWESAVQRCTEQFASLVTIENSIEEAMVKSMLTENKRNYTWVGMSDINQPGTFMWVDGMSPNFNNWDMQQMNVEGPKCVVVGESFNWRYVPCSKGVGFICKRRLRDLTTYEVIIRYLTKRWTDHLADNTALRYQALVKHIRDAINKAYEDSDWFENLKFESFSKDDLDRIIAKFLVTFTPDDDSPADPLANLRNAIQGNVPASANATSNSTADSVKRSAIKGMLYGEQIEILNITLVIEQPTAVQCPGYCAQQQCQPVSCSPSCCDPNSRNYQQPQVGSYPINTPQTSPFSNMMVASLPQQMQGNNPCQPGMNIPGCTPSQQQANPCRPGMNIPGCTPSQQQANPCRPGMNIPGCTPNQQQANPCQPGMNIPGCTPSQPQANPCQPGMNIPGCTPSQPQANPCQPGMNIPGCTPSQPQANPCRPGMNIPGCTPSQPQSNPCQPGMNIPGCTPSQPQANPCQPGMNIPGCTPSQPQSNPCQPGMNIPGCTPSQPQSNPCQPGMNIPGCTPSQPQANPCQPGMNIPGCTPSQPQSNPCQPGMNIPGCTPSQPQANPCQPGMNIPGCTPSQPQANPCQPGMNIPGCSPTLSQLLLPQQFQQGIQQPSSLGCMPGLEIPGCQPGVSQGYQQEQGYPQGYSGYPSMAAGGVQRDSSKKSRKSKKKKDGSEKTVEKPGKAQPSLPNPQSTISYQPYQSQYPYPYPYPYPYPSPYPYPAHYYPPSLPSYTRSSSYPPPSIDSSEYQNQKHRKRPRHRQRDRHPPQPQYLQEYQQQAQGMYPQGYQQQYPGPSQYSMGYMAPQGYHQSMASTFQYTPPMAYPQTANPMQRQSCPGACASSCAPKCSPGCCRILSATGQNRRRQRQVETNKSKKDF; encoded by the exons ATGGCAACCAGACTGACGATACTTCTGGGGcttgttgctatggcaacagcCCAGTTACCTACGAAGAGTCCGTTACCGGGTGCCTCTACGACAATAGCCCCCGCCCCAGCCCCGGCACCCACACAGCCACCATCAGGGGGAG GAGATGTGGAGGTGTTTCTGAAGGGAATGGTCGACACGATGAACAAATACCGTATGCTGCACGCGTCACCTCCTCTTCGCATCAACTATGACATGACCAACAAGGCGGAGCTGTGGGCCGTCAAACTTGCCAATAAGGACCAATCCTCCTTAAACGTCGATACCAAATATGGACAAGCTCTCTTCGTCTCCGATACTCCGGCAGACGTAGTGAACGCTAGCGTGCGGTCTTGGTATAACCAGATAAG GTTCTATAACTACAATAATCCCGTGCGTAAAGCGAAGACAAGTTTCTTTATGCAGCTTATCTGGATGAATAGTCAAGAGGTGGGTGTCGGGAAAGCGAGTAGTGCCAGTGGAAAGACCTACATTGTTGCTTACTTTGACCCTCCAAGCAATACCGGGGATATCGCCTCTAACGTACTTCCAGTGACAG GTAGTGGCATTGGAAAGCGCGGACCTT CTAAATGTAGCGATGGCTACAAATTTAACAATTATAAATGCTACAAGTTCTTCCCGGGTCCGCGAGCATGGGAGAGCGCGGTACAGCGGTGCACTGAGCAGTTTGCTTCCTTGGTGACCATCGAGAATTCTATAGAAGAAGCTATGGTCAAGTCAATGCTG ACTGAAAACAAGCGCAACTACACGTGGGTCGGTATGAGCGATATTAACCAACCAGGCACCTTCATGTGGGTCGACGGAATGTCACCAAATTTCAACAACTGGGACATGCAGCAGATGAACGTTGAAGGACCGAAATGCGTTGTGGTTGGCGAGAGCTTTAACTGGCGATATGTACCGTGTAGCAAAGGGGTGGGGTTCATCTGCAAGAGGCGACTTAGGG ATTTGACCACTTACGAGGTGATAATTCGGTACTTGACCAAGAGGTGGACAGATCATCTTGCTGACAATACTGCACTTCGCTACCAAGCTCTAGTCAAGCACATTCGAGATGCG ATCAATAAGGCTTACGAGGACTCTGACTGGTTTGAGAACTTGAAATTCGAGTCCTTTAG CAAGGATGACCTAGATAGAATCATCGCCAAGTTCCTGGTAACCTTCACACCTGATGATGACTCGCCCGCCGACCCACTCGCCAACCTTCGTAACGCGATTCAGGGAAATGTGCCAGCATCTGCAAACGCAACATCAAACAGTACGGCGGATTCAGTCAAACGAAGCGCTATCAAAGGCATGCTCTATGGCGAGCAGATCGAGATACTCAACATCACTCTTGTTATTG AGCAACCTACTGCAGTTCAATGTCCCGGATACTGTGCACAGCAGCAATGCCAGCCTGTCAGCTGTAGTCCATCATGCTGTGATCCCAACAGCCGTAACTATCAGCAGCCCCAGGTGGGATCATACCCAATCAACACTCCACAGACATCCCCATTCAGCAACATGATGGTCGCATCCCTACCACAG CAAATGCAAGGCAACAACCCTTGTCAACCAGGGATGAATATTCCAGGCTGTACACCAAGTCAACAACAAGCCAACCCTTGCAGACCAGGAATGAATATCCCAGGCTGTACACCAAGTCAACAACAAGCCAACCCTTGCAGACCAGGAATGAATATCCCAGGCTGTACACCAAATCAACAACAAGCCAACCCTTGCCAACCAGGAATGAATATTCCAGGATGTACACCAAGTCAACCCCAAGCCAATCCCTGCCAGCCAGGAATGAATATTCCAGGCTGTACACCAAGTCAACCCCAAGCCAACCCCTGCCAGCCAGGAATGAATATTCCAGGCTGTACACCAAGTCAACCCCAAGCCAACCCTTGCAGACCAGGAATGAATATTCCAGGCTGTACACCAAGTCAACCGCAATCTAATCCTTGCCAACCAGGAATGAATATCCCAGGCTGTACACCAAGTCAACCCCAAGCCAACCCCTGCCAACCAGGAATGAATATTCCAGGCTGTACACCAAGTCAACCGCAATCTAATCCTTGCCAACCAGGAATGAATATTCCAGGCTGTACACCAAGTCAACCGCAATCTAATCCTTGCCAACCAGGAATGAATATTCCAGGCTGTACACCAAGTCAACCCCAAGCCAACCCCTGCCAACCAGGAATGAATATTCCAGGCTGTACACCAAGTCAACCGCAATCTAATCCTTGCCAACCAGGAATGAATATTCCAGGCTGTACACCAAGTCAACCCCAAGCCAACCCCTGCCAGCCAGGAATGAATATTCCAGGCTGTACACCAAGTCAACCCCAAGCCAACCCCTGCCAGCCAGGAATGAATATTCCAGGATGCTCACCAACTCTCTCACAGCTACTTCTTCCACAACAATTCCAACAGGGTATTCAACAGCCAAGCTCCTTAGGATGTATGCCAGGCTTGGAAATACCAGGCTGTCAACCAGGCGTCTCACAGGGATACCAGCAAGAACAAGGTTACCCTCAGGGATACTCAGGGTACCCTTCTATGGCCGCCGGTGGCGTTCAACGCGACTCGAGCAAAAAATCCCgaaaatcaaaaaagaaaaaagacgggTCAGAAAAGACAGTAGAGAAACCTGGAAAAGCTCAGCCATCGCTACCAAATCCGCAATCTACTATTTCCTATCAACCGTACCAATCCCaatacccctacccctacccctacccctacccctatccatctccctatccctatccggCACACTACTACCCTCCATCCCTACCCTCCTATACTAGATCGTCTTCATACCCGCCTCCGTCCATCGACTCATCTGAGTACCAGAACCAGAAACATAGAAAGCGCCCTCGTCACCGCCAACGCGATCGTCATCCCCCGCAGCCTCAGTACCTCCAGGAATACCAACAGCAAGCCCAAGGCATGTatccacagggataccaacAACAGTACCCGGGCCCCTCACAATACTCTATGGGATACATGgcaccacagggataccaccAATCGATGGCAAGCACGTTCCAGTACACTCCACCAATGGCCTACCCACAAACAGCCAATCCCATGCAAAGGCAGTCCTGTCCAGGCGCATGCGCCAGCAGCTGCGCACCGAAATGCTCGCCGGGATGCTGCAGAATACTGTCAGCTACTGGACAGAATCGCAGGCGTCAGCGACAAGTTGAGACAAACAAGTCTAAGAAGgatttttag
- the LOC5511044 gene encoding peroxidasin has product MSSGLGTLFVPREIVLILLLVCLCRWVQGCPDTCLCYRTSEGPTVRCNHQSLRRIPRVPSTTVVLDLRFNNISEVKRGDLAGLHYLTTLLLSNNAIQRFDPEAFHGLTSLRYLYLFSNRLRTLPRDVFRGLHNLEQLYLHFNDIQTIRADAFIGLGRLERLYIQHNRLRTVPRGLFKDLRLLRRLRLDSNELVCNCDLLWLSKLLRRTPNTETAATCHEPAELSGRAIVRLTPRELRCSPPKIVKFPSSIEVSVSSEVVSFKCKAVGTPAPQISWRKDRQPLPSDGRHVVRPDGTLDILRPQVEDEGNYECLARNDAGEQVTEASLRYYGRDAVPQLTRYPRAQVDTLEGNSVTLQCRAQGRPNPTIAWAKGGTPLDVHDPHMRATSAGDLYIVGVTSRDDGTYRCTASNKAGSVSASTRLVVTAAPYFITRPENTVELEGSTASLQCRAGGHPAPAIAWTKNGARLPSQDRHIVLPSGTLRILYLKHSDQGQYECQAINVIGVKLARSFLAVRARVPPSITDKPRDQNVRAGQTVNIFCVAVGAPDPVITWIKDNVQVTEGNRFSIADDGTLTIREANKGDEGRYQCAARNSVGVAMSDMILFVQGSTKFAGDKFVNRSIDQAISSVDRALKSSIRKLFRNTQPRSPSDLLALFRFPSPEAQQIARAAEVFERTIQLVHEHVADLEMVNVTSENGERNQHSFFDLLSPAYIKMIANLSGCSAHRRMNNCSDLCFHLNYRSTDGTCNNLQHPMWGGSLTPLKRLLRPIYENGFNAPIGWINKNARPSARLVSTELVAAANVTDDKKHTHMLMQWGQFLDHDMDFTVTSLSFSRFSDGADCTATCENQSPCFPIQIPDGDPRIRRARCMQFTRSSSVCGTGTTSVFFSKVTPREQMNQITAFIDASNIYGSSDEDARNLRDLRSKGLLKTSAPIEPNGKPLLPPHRDTPVECLQPHDSPVPCFLAGDHRANEQIGLLSMHTLWMREHNRIASELSRLNPHWTGEKIYHEARKIVGAQLQHITYSAWIPKIVGPKGMARLGPYPGYNPNTDPTIINAFATAAFRFGHGLIKPIINRLNSSFLPIPEGNIPLHKAFFSPYRIVNEGGIDPVLRGLFAEASKSRENSDELVNTELTERLFEMAHAVALDLGALNIQRGRDHALPGYNSWRKLCNLSVAESFDDLKNEISSADIRARLEKLYKDPSNVDLWLAGLLEDLEPGGQVGKVFSCILVEQFKRLRDGDRFWYENPSTFEPAQLTQIRMSSLARVLCDNGDNIQLVQRDVFLRAETHGGYVSCEAIPRMDLRMWKECCDEHCVGGDRTFTLTTGLKRRRKRSAQAENELEVSENIPPQSQHEPKKEPKINSQAEGLHVKEKEAEHIPEQSQTVALKKEEMHRQETVEKLPVNTSGLKVEDIPREPRIVEPASRESSDDELEIEVLEKSRNDENEKVEKQIELIHEKEHVEPEMRHVDQMEHSEESLKMAEKESKTNRDDRSGGNLEMRVQGLEESIKGLMEMVENMRETINTLKQQVRKTG; this is encoded by the exons ATGTCCTCTGGACTCGGGACATTATTTGTCCCTCGGGAGATTGTTTTgatcttgttgttggtgtgtcTGTGCAGATGGGTTCAAGGTTGCCCCGATACGTGTTTGTGTTACCGAACTAGTGAGGGTCCGACCGTTAGATGCAACCACCAGTCTCTCAGAAGGATTCCTCGAGTGCCTTCCACCACGGTCGTTTT AGATCTGCGGTTTAATAACATCTCCGAGGTGAAGCGAGGCGACTTGGCAGGGCTGCACTACCTCACTACTCT TCTCCTCAGTAACAACGCGATCCAGCGATTCGACCCCGAGGCCTTTCATGGCTTAACGTCTTTGAGATATTT ATATCTGTTCAGTAACAGACTGCGAACTCTACCTCGTGACGTCTTCAGAGGACTGCACAACCTTGAACAACT CTACTTGCACTTCAATGATATTCAAACCATTAGGGCAGATGCATTTATTGGGCTCGGAAGACTTGAAAGGCT CTATATTCAACACAACCGCCTTCGCACAGTTCCCAGAGGCCTTTTCAAGGATCTGAGATTACTAAGGAGACT GCGTCTCGACTCCAATGAGCTGGTTTGTAACTGCGACTTACTCTGGCTTTCCAAGCTGCTACGGCGAACACCCAACACCGAGACAGCGGCTACATGCCATGAGCCTGCAGAGCTCAGCGGCCGCGCAATTGTAAGGCTGACTCCCCGGGAGTTACGATGTT CGCCACCAAAGATCGTCAAGTTCCCTTCCAGCATCGAGGTGTCTGTCTCGTCCGAGGTTGTGTCCTTTAAGTGCAAGGCGGTCGGTACACCCGCACCACAGATCTCCTGGCGAAAGGATCGTCAGCCGTTGCCTAGCGACGGACGGCATGTAGTCCGGCCCGACGGCACGCTGGACATTCTGCGCCCGCAGGTTGAGGATGAGGGGAATTACGAGTGTCTTGCGCGAAACGATGCAGGGGAGCAAGTAACAGAGGCTTCACTCAGATACTATGGGAGGGATG CTGTCCCGCAGCTGACCAGGTACCCGCGGGCTCAGGTCGACACCCTGGAGGGGAACTCCGTCACCCTCCAGTGCCGCGCTCAAGGGAGACCCAACCCCACTATCGCGTGGGCCAAGGGGGGGACACCCTTGGATGTACACGACCCTCACATGAGGGCCACGTCCGCGGGAGACTTGTACATAGTGGGGGTGACTAGCAGAGATGACGGGACGTACCGATGTACTGCGAGTAACAAGGCGGGGAGCGTCAGCGCCTCCACTAGGCTCGTGGTCACAG cgGCTCCTTACTTCATAACCCGGCCAGAAAACACCGTGGAACTCGAAGGGAGCACAGCCTCGTTGCAGTGCCGTGCGGGCGGTCACCCAGCCCCCGCAATCGCATGGACCAAGAATGGCGCGCGCCTTCCATCCCAGGACCGTCATATCGTGCTGCCGTCTGGCACCCTAAGGATATTGTACCTGAAGCACAGCGATCAGGGCCAGTACGAGTGTCAGGCGATTAACGTGATCGGGGTTAAGCTGGCGCGTTCTTTCCTAGCCGTCAGGGCAAGAG TTCCTCCGAGCATCACGGATAAGCCACGTGATCAGAACGTGCGCGCAGGCCAAACAGTGAACATCTTCTGCGTGGCTGTTGGTGCGCCTGACCCGGTGATCACGTGGATCAAGGACAATGTGCAAGTCACCGAAGGGAACAGGTTTTCTATTGCAGATGACGGCACGCTTACCATCCGAGAGGCGAACAAGGGGGATGAGGGGCGGTACCAGTGCGCCGCCAGGAACAGCGTGGGCGTGGCTATGTCAGACATGATCCTCTTTGTACAAG GCTCCACCAAGTTCGCGGGCGACAAATTCGTGAACAGATCCATCGACCAGGCCATCAGCAGCGTTGACCGCGCGCTCAAGTCCAGCATTAGAAAGCTTTTTCGTAACACTCAACCCAGAAGTCCTAGCGACCTACTCGCCCTCTTCCGGTTCCCGTCACCGGAAGCGCAGCAAATCGCGCGCGCGGCGGAAGTGTTTGAACGGACGATCCAGCTTGTCCACGAGCACGTGGCTGACCTAGAGATGGTGAACGTCACGTCAGAGAATGGCGAGCGCAACCAGCACAGCTTCTTTGATCTCTTGTCACCCGCATACATCAAAATGATCGCCAACCTTTCGGGATGCAGCGCGCATCGCCGAATGAATAACTGCTCTGATCTGTGCTTTCATTTAAATTACCGAAGCACAGACGGCACGTGTAACAACTTGCAGCATCCCATGTGGGGCGGATCTTTAACGCCACTCAAGCGTCTTCTGAGACCAATCTACGAGAATGGATTCAATGCTCCTATAGGTTGGATCAATAAAAATGCTCGGCCAAGCGCACGACTTGTCTCCACAGAATTAGTAGCCGCGGCGAATGTGACGGACGACAAGAAGCACACGCACATGCTGATGCAGTGGGGACAATTCCTCGATCACGACATGGACTTCACAGTCACAAGTCTCAGCTTCTCGAGATTCAGCGACGGCGCCGACTGCACAGCGACCTGCGAGAATCAGAGTCCGTGCTTTCCGATCCAAATTCCCGACGGCGACCCGAGGATTCGCCGAGCGCGGTGCATGCAGTTCACTCGGTCGAGTTCCGTGTGCGGAACGGGCACAACGTCTGTGTTTTTTAGCAAAGTAACACCGCGGGAGCAGATGAACCAGATCACTGCGTTTATCGACGCCTCAAACATCTACGGCTCATCGGATGAAGACGCAAGGAACCTTAGGGACTTACGGAGTAAAGGACTTCTAAAGACTAGTGCACCGATAGAGCCAAACGGCAAGCCACTTCTTCCACCTCATCGTGACACACCCGTGGAGTGCTTACAGCCGCATGATAGCCCTGTCCCATGCTTCCTTGCGGGCGATCACCGCGCCAACGAGCAGATTGGCCTGCTGTCTATGCACACTCTATGGATGCGCGAACATAATCGTATCGCCTCTGAGCTCAGCCGCCTAAACCCGCACTGGACCGGGGAGAAGATCTATCACGAGGCCCGAAAAATCGTAGGAGCTCAACTTCAGCACATAACTTACTCCGCATGGATCCCTAAGATTGTTGGACCCAAAGGCATGGCTCGATTAGGCCCCTACCCCGGCTACAACCCAAATACGGACCCTACCATCATCAACGCTTTTGCGACGGCAGCGTTTAGGTTTGGCCATGGGCTAATTAAACCAATTATCAACCGACTTAACAGCTCATTCCTTCCTATCCCAGAGGGCAACATTCCCCTGCACAAAGCCTTCTTTTCGCCTTATAGGATCGTCAACGAGGGAGGAATCGACCCCGTACTGAGAGGGCTATTTGCCGAAGCGTCCAAGAGCCGCGAAAACAGTGATGAGCTTGTAAATACAGAGCTGACTGAGAGACTCTTCGAAATGGCGCACGCGGTGGCTCTCGATCTAGGCGCCCTTAACATCCAGCGTGGACGCGACCACGCCTTGCCTGGTTACAATTCCTGGCGCAAGCTGTGTAACCTCTCGGTGGCAGAGTCGTTTGATGACCTAAAGAATGAAATATCAAGTGCAGATATTCGCGCGCGTCTTGAAAAACTGTACAAGGACCCGTCGAATGTGGACCTGTGGCTCGCTGGACTGCTGGAAGACTTGGAGCCTGGGGGCCAGGTTGGCAAAGTCTTTTCGTGTATCCTCGTTGAGCAGTTCAAACGGCTCAGAGACGGTGACAG GTTTTGGTACGAAAACCCTTCCACATTCGAGCCTGCCCAGCTGACGCAAATCCGCATGTCATCGCTGGCGCGGGTATTGTGTGACAACGGTGACAACATCCAGCTTGTTCAGCGTGATGTGTTCCTGCGCGCAGAGACTCATGGGGGATATGTATCTTGTGAAGCCATTCCCCGGATGGATTTACGAATGTGGAAGGAGTGTTGTGatg AGCATTGCGTTGGTGGGGATCGGACGTTTACTCTGACGACGGGCCTTAAACGAAGACGAAAACGCTCCGCACAAGCTGAAAACGAACTTGAAGTGTCCGAAAACATCCCGCCCCAGTCTCAACATGAACCAAAAAAAGAACCCAAAATAAATAGTCAAGCTGAGGGGTTGCACGTGAAGGAAAAAGAGGCCGAACATATTCCTGAGCAATCCCAGACTGTGGCTCTAAAAAAAGAGGAGATGCATCGACAGGAAACAGTCGAAAAACTACCGGTGAACACTTCCGGTCTGAAAGTTGAAGATATTCCACGAGAACCAAGGATAGTTGAACCAGCATCTAGGGAGTCGTCAGATGATGAGCTGGAAATTGAGGTCTTGGAAAAATCTCGTAATGACGAGAATGAGAAAGTAGAGAAACAAATAGAACTTATTCATGAAAAGGAACATGTGGAGCCAGAAATGAGGCATGTTGACCAGATGGAACATAGTGAGGAGTCATTAAAGATGGCAGAGAAAGAAAGCAAGACGAATAGAGATGACAGGAGCGGAGGTAACCTTGAAATGAGGGTTCAAGGTTTGGAGGAATCGATAAAGGGACTAATGGAGATGGTAGAAAACATGAGAGAAACAATAAACACCCTAAAACAACAG GTGAGAAAAACTGGATGA
- the LOC5511036 gene encoding uncharacterized protein LOC5511036 isoform X2, which yields MATRLTILLGLVAMATAQLPTKSPLPGASTTIAPAPAPAPTQPPSGGGDVEVFLKGMVDTMNKYRMLHASPPLRINYDMTNKAELWAVKLANKDQSSLNVDTKYGQALFVSDTPADVVNASVRSWYNQIRFYNYNNPVRKAKTSFFMQLIWMNSQEVGVGKASSASGKTYIVAYFDPPSNTGDIASNVLPVTGSGIGKRGPSKCSDGYKFNNYKCYKFFPGPRAWESAVQRCTEQFASLVTIENSIEEAMVKSMLTENKRNYTWVGMSDINQPGTFMWVDGMSPNFNNWDMQQMNVEGPKCVVVGESFNWRYVPCSKGVGFICKRRLRDLTTYEVIIRYLTKRWTDHLADNTALRYQALVKHIRDAINKAYEDSDWFENLKFESFSKDDLDRIIAKFLVTFTPDDDSPADPLANLRNAIQGNVPASANATSNSTADSVKRSAIKGMLYGEQIEILNITLVIEQPTAVQCPGYCAQQQCQPVSCSPSCCDPNSRNYQQPQVGSYPINTPQTSPFSNMMVASLPQQMQGNNPCQPGMNIPGCTPSQQQANPCRPGMNIPGCTPSQQQANPCRPGMNIPGCTPNQQQANPCQPGMNIPGCTPSQPQANPCQPGMNIPGCTPSQPQANPCQPGMNIPGCTPSQPQANPCRPGMNIPGCTPSQPQSNPCQPGMNIPGCTPSQPQANPCQPGMNIPGCTPSQPQSNPCQPGMNIPGCTPSQPQANPCQPGMNIPGCTPSQPQSNPCQPGMNIPGCTPSQPQANPCQPGMNIPGCTPSQPQANPCQPGMNIPGCSPTLSQLLLPQQFQQGIQQPSSLGCMPGLEIPGCQPGVSQGYQQEQGYPQGYSGYPSMAAGGVQRDSSKKSRKSKKKKDGSEKTVEKPGKAQPSLPNPQSTISYQPYQSQYPYPYPYPYPYPSPYPYPAHYYPPSLPSYTRSSSYPPPSIDSSEYQNQKHRKRPRHRQRDRHPPQPQYLQEYQQQAQGMYPQGYQQQYPGPSQYSMGYMAPQGYHQSMASTFQYTPPMAYPQTANPMQRQSCPGACASSCAPKCSPGCCRILSATGQNRRRQRQVETNKSKKDF from the exons ATGGCAACCAGACTGACGATACTTCTGGGGcttgttgctatggcaacagcCCAGTTACCTACGAAGAGTCCGTTACCGGGTGCCTCTACGACAATAGCCCCCGCCCCAGCCCCGGCACCCACACAGCCACCATCAGGGGGAG GAGATGTGGAGGTGTTTCTGAAGGGAATGGTCGACACGATGAACAAATACCGTATGCTGCACGCGTCACCTCCTCTTCGCATCAACTATGACATGACCAACAAGGCGGAGCTGTGGGCCGTCAAACTTGCCAATAAGGACCAATCCTCCTTAAACGTCGATACCAAATATGGACAAGCTCTCTTCGTCTCCGATACTCCGGCAGACGTAGTGAACGCTAGCGTGCGGTCTTGGTATAACCAGATAAG GTTCTATAACTACAATAATCCCGTGCGTAAAGCGAAGACAAGTTTCTTTATGCAGCTTATCTGGATGAATAGTCAAGAGGTGGGTGTCGGGAAAGCGAGTAGTGCCAGTGGAAAGACCTACATTGTTGCTTACTTTGACCCTCCAAGCAATACCGGGGATATCGCCTCTAACGTACTTCCAGTGACAG GTAGTGGCATTGGAAAGCGCGGACCTT CTAAATGTAGCGATGGCTACAAATTTAACAATTATAAATGCTACAAGTTCTTCCCGGGTCCGCGAGCATGGGAGAGCGCGGTACAGCGGTGCACTGAGCAGTTTGCTTCCTTGGTGACCATCGAGAATTCTATAGAAGAAGCTATGGTCAAGTCAATGCTG ACTGAAAACAAGCGCAACTACACGTGGGTCGGTATGAGCGATATTAACCAACCAGGCACCTTCATGTGGGTCGACGGAATGTCACCAAATTTCAACAACTGGGACATGCAGCAGATGAACGTTGAAGGACCGAAATGCGTTGTGGTTGGCGAGAGCTTTAACTGGCGATATGTACCGTGTAGCAAAGGGGTGGGGTTCATCTGCAAGAGGCGACTTAGGG ATTTGACCACTTACGAGGTGATAATTCGGTACTTGACCAAGAGGTGGACAGATCATCTTGCTGACAATACTGCACTTCGCTACCAAGCTCTAGTCAAGCACATTCGAGATGCG ATCAATAAGGCTTACGAGGACTCTGACTGGTTTGAGAACTTGAAATTCGAGTCCTTTAG CAAGGATGACCTAGATAGAATCATCGCCAAGTTCCTGGTAACCTTCACACCTGATGATGACTCGCCCGCCGACCCACTCGCCAACCTTCGTAACGCGATTCAGGGAAATGTGCCAGCATCTGCAAACGCAACATCAAACAGTACGGCGGATTCAGTCAAACGAAGCGCTATCAAAGGCATGCTCTATGGCGAGCAGATCGAGATACTCAACATCACTCTTGTTATTG AGCAACCTACTGCAGTTCAATGTCCCGGATACTGTGCACAGCAGCAATGCCAGCCTGTCAGCTGTAGTCCATCATGCTGTGATCCCAACAGCCGTAACTATCAGCAGCCCCAGGTGGGATCATACCCAATCAACACTCCACAGACATCCCCATTCAGCAACATGATGGTCGCATCCCTACCACAG CAAATGCAAGGCAACAACCCTTGTCAACCAGGGATGAATATTCCAGGCTGTACACCAAGTCAACAACAAGCCAACCCTTGCAGACCAGGAATGAATATCCCAGGCTGTACACCAAGTCAACAACAAGCCAACCCTTGCAGACCAGGAATGAATATCCCAGGCTGTACACCAAATCAACAACAAGCCAACCCTTGCCAACCAGGAATGAATATTCCAGGATGTACACCAAGTCAACCCCAAGCCAATCCCTGCCAGCCAGGAATGAATATTCCAGGCTGTACACCAAGTCAACCCCAAGCCAACCCCTGCCAGCCAGGAATGAATATTCCAGGCTGTACACCAAGTCAACCCCAAGCCAACCCTTGCAGACCAGGAATGAATATTCCAGGCTGTACACCAAGTCAACCGCAATCTAATCCTTGCCAACCAGGAATGAATATCCCAGGCTGTACACCAAGTCAACCCCAAGCCAACCCCTGCCAACCAGGAATGAATATTCCAGGCTGTACACCAAGTCAACCGCAATCTAATCCTTGCCAACCAGGAATGAATATTCCAG GCTGTACACCAAGTCAACCCCAAGCCAACCCCTGCCAACCAGGAATGAATATTCCAGGCTGTACACCAAGTCAACCGCAATCTAATCCTTGCCAACCAGGAATGAATATTCCAGGCTGTACACCAAGTCAACCCCAAGCCAACCCCTGCCAGCCAGGAATGAATATTCCAGGCTGTACACCAAGTCAACCCCAAGCCAACCCCTGCCAGCCAGGAATGAATATTCCAGGATGCTCACCAACTCTCTCACAGCTACTTCTTCCACAACAATTCCAACAGGGTATTCAACAGCCAAGCTCCTTAGGATGTATGCCAGGCTTGGAAATACCAGGCTGTCAACCAGGCGTCTCACAGGGATACCAGCAAGAACAAGGTTACCCTCAGGGATACTCAGGGTACCCTTCTATGGCCGCCGGTGGCGTTCAACGCGACTCGAGCAAAAAATCCCgaaaatcaaaaaagaaaaaagacgggTCAGAAAAGACAGTAGAGAAACCTGGAAAAGCTCAGCCATCGCTACCAAATCCGCAATCTACTATTTCCTATCAACCGTACCAATCCCaatacccctacccctacccctacccctacccctatccatctccctatccctatccggCACACTACTACCCTCCATCCCTACCCTCCTATACTAGATCGTCTTCATACCCGCCTCCGTCCATCGACTCATCTGAGTACCAGAACCAGAAACATAGAAAGCGCCCTCGTCACCGCCAACGCGATCGTCATCCCCCGCAGCCTCAGTACCTCCAGGAATACCAACAGCAAGCCCAAGGCATGTatccacagggataccaacAACAGTACCCGGGCCCCTCACAATACTCTATGGGATACATGgcaccacagggataccaccAATCGATGGCAAGCACGTTCCAGTACACTCCACCAATGGCCTACCCACAAACAGCCAATCCCATGCAAAGGCAGTCCTGTCCAGGCGCATGCGCCAGCAGCTGCGCACCGAAATGCTCGCCGGGATGCTGCAGAATACTGTCAGCTACTGGACAGAATCGCAGGCGTCAGCGACAAGTTGAGACAAACAAGTCTAAGAAGgatttttag